GCAAGGGCTTGTAAATATGGGAAGCGTCACCTTTATAGCGTTGCAACGTGCGGATATTAACGTCTAGAAAAGACGCCCACTGCGCTTCCGTAAACGGCGAATTGCCTTTTATCTCCTCAAAAAGGGCGTTGGTGACCCCTTCTTTTACTGCTCTGGCCACCAATAGCTTGTCTTTCAGCACAGAGGTGTAGCTGATATCCTTGGCCTTTAAAGATTTTCCCCGGGGAAACTTCCTTATAAAGACTTTCAGCGCCTTGCTTCCCCGTGTGTATTCCTGCGATTCATGTTTTAGGACTCCCATAACCGTATCGGTTTGTTGTACGACAAATATACATTTAAAAACGACAAACATACGGACAAGTTCTCTCTATTTGTCAAAAAATGACAACGTCATACTCATTCACGATTTGATCATAGCCCCCGAAAAAGTAACTTAGCCGATATTCGTCAAATAAAGACAAAAGCGTAGCGTACCAACTCACATATCAACATCCAAAATGCCCGCAATCCCTTTACGCTACTCAATTACTTTGTACAAAATATAATGGCAAAAACCTACGGAAATACCTGGTGGGGCCAGCAATGGCTCAATGCGCTCACGAAGATAGACCTAAGCAACCGCCTGCCGCGCGGAAGAACATACGCCAACAAAGGCGCCGTTGACAAACTCGAAATCAAAGACAACCTCGTCAGCGCTTCGGTGAGAGGCTCTTTCAGAAGTTCCTACAAAATAAAAATCGAGATACCCCAACTAAAGGCCTACGAAAAGGCCCAACTCATAGAAAGCGTCATCTCCGACGATCTGGTCCTTACGCAATTGCTTAGCCAACAACTCCCCTCGGAGTTTACCAGCTTGGCCAGAAGCCAAGGCATATCGCTGTTTCCCGACAGCTGGCGAAGCCTCGGCATGCGTTGCTCCTGCCCAGATTACGCCGTGCCTTGCAAACACTTGGCCGCCGTCATTTACAAACTTTCGGAGGAAATTGACCGCAACCCGTTCCTTATCCTCAAACTCAAAGGGCTGGACGTCACCCAAGAGCTCAACAAAGCGGGTTTTGAACTCGACCAAGAGGACCGTCACCGGGCCACCACCTTGGAAGACTGCATAACGCAAGGCGACAATCCCGAGCCCGGCCCCGACGCCAACCTGCGTCCCGACCTCTCGGCCATTACCGATATCGGAGAAAATACGCTGAGGCTACTCAGTGAGAAACCGCTGTTCTATTCCAAAGATTTCAGGGCCATATTAAAGAAATCTTACGCCAAACTGGTGAAAACCTCAAAGGCTTGGGAACGGAAGGAACGACCGGAAGGAAAATACGCCCAAGCTTTAAAAACTACCGAAGGCCTTACCTTGGTCACGGGTCCGGATTGGGAATTCAAGGCTTTGCTTTCCGAAACCGAAGACAAACAGGAAAGGCTAATGGCCCGTTCCGAAGACCTTGACAACTTCCTCGGCGAACTGTTTAACGATCCGACTTTAGCCACGCACCACCCCGACGCCAAAGCGCTAAAAGCCGTTATTGTTTTCTTCCTCAAATTGGCCCAAAACAAAGCTTTAACACCGCGATTGGTCGCGGCAAGGGGCGAGGCCTACAGAATACAATGGGTCCCGGCCACTTCCGACCCCGCCGTAAAAAAAGCTTTCGACAGCATAGCCCAAGCCTTGCCGGAAAACATTGTGGCGGTCCAAACCAGTAGAGGAAACATATCTTTCCTCAAACCGGCGGAACGCCTCAACACTCTCTGCGACCTCTTCGTGGAGCCGTTGATAAGCGAAAACGCCTTGAGCCTACAGACTTACAGCGACACTCATACCGACAAAAAAGTCTTCGGCATGTTCTTCGACGGACAGCCTGCCACATTCCGCAACACACTGGAGGCCGCTGTGCCCGACACCGTGCATATGTGGCTCCGCAAACTGTACCTAACCGAAAAACGCCACGCCCCCGCGCTGGTTATTACGGAAAATAAAAACGAGACCTTTTCCCTAACCGTCGAAGTGACCGACGGCGACAAAAACGTAGCGTTACAGGCTTTTTTAGAGAAACATTCCAAGGGCAAGGAAAAATTCGAACTGCTCAAAGACCTTAGGCTTCTGGCCGAATACCTGCCCGAACTCAACGCCGTAATCCGCCATGGACAACAGTCCGTCGAGTTCGGTTTGGGGAAATTCGAGTCCATTCTCTTCCACGCCCTTCCCGTAATCGGAATGCTGGGGATACGGATCACTATGCCGCGATCGTTGCGCAAAGTCTTGGCGCCGCAACTCTCAATGAACGTCACCAAAAACACCAACGAGACCGGCAAAGCCTACCTCAGCCTGGCCAATATGCTGGACTTCGAATGGCGCATAGCCCTCGGCAACGAATTGGTGGGCGAAGAGGAATTCCGCAAGCTGGTCAGCAAGCGCAGGGGGCTGGTCAAGTTCCGCGACTCCTACGTCCGCCTCGACCCTTCCGAAATCGACAAACTTTTGCGCAAGCTCGACAATCCGCCGAAAGTAAACGAAAACGACATACTGCAAGCCGCCCTTTCCGAACGCTACGACGGTACTTTGGCGCACCTTAGCCCGGAGGTTCGCGATATTATAGAAGAGTTCACCAAAGACTACGAAATAGAACCGCCGGCAGGATTAAAGGCAACACTGCGCCACTACCAACAGCGCGGCTACGCATGGCTTTACAAAAACTCCCGCCTAGGCCTAGGCTCCCTTCTGGCCGACGATATGGGACTCGGCAAAACCTTGCAGACCATCGCCGCCTTGGCCAAGTTCAAGGAAGACGGCCTGCTTGATCCCCAAAAAGCCCTTGTCGTGGTTCCGACTTCTTTGCTTACCAACTGGCGCAAGGAAATCGAGCGTTTCGCTCCAGGGCTTAGGGCTTCGGTTTATCACGGAACCAAACGGGAAATTCCCGAAGAGTTCGACGTTCTGATCACTACCTACGGCATGGTCCGCAGCGAATCGAAACTGTTTAGGAAAGTAAAATGGTTCGCGCTGATCATCGACGAGGCGCAAAATATCAAAAACGTCAGCACCGAACAGACCAAAGCGGTAAAAGCCCTCAAGGCCGAAGTGAAAATAGCGCTGAGCGGCACGCCGGTCGAAAACCGCCTTTCCGAATATTGGAGCGTAATGGATTTCGTCAACAAAGGCTATCTCGGGCCATTGAAACGCTTTACCGACAAGGTGGCCAAGCCTATCCAAAACGACCGCAACCAAACGGCCCTCGACACATTCCGCAAAGTCACGGCGCCGTTTATCCTGCGCAGGCTCAAGTCCGACAAATCGATTATCTCCGATTTGCCCGACAAGACCGAGCAAGACCGTTACTGTAACCTCACTAAGGAACAGGCCGGCGTTTACCAAAACGTAATCGACCGTAACCTGAAAGCCATCGACGAGGCGGAAGAGGGAATCCAGCGCAAGGGAATGGTTCTCAAAATGCTTACGGTCCTCAAACAGGTCTGCAACCACCCGGCGCAGTTCCTAAAGAAAGGGGCCGAAAAACCGGAACTAAGCGGTAAGACCAAAATCCTTTTCGAAGTACTGGACCAATGCCACGAGACCGGCGAAAAGGTTTTGATCTTCACCCAATACAAGGAAATGGGCGAAATGATCGCCAACTGGACTTTGGAGCGTTACGGACATCCGGCCTTGTTCCTTCACGGCGGAACGTCCCGCAACAAGCGCGATGAGATGGTCGAACGTTTCCAAAACGACCCGATGCGGAAAGTCTTCGTACTCTCCATCAAGGCCGGCGGTACGGGCCTCAACCTCACCGCCGCCTCGCACGTGATCCACTACGACCTTTGGTGGAACCCGGCCGTCGAAGCGCAAGCCACCGACCGGGCCTACCGTATCGGGCAAAAGAACAACGTGCTGGTACACCGCCTGATTTGCGAAGGCACTTTCGAGGAAAAGATCGACGAGATGATCAAATCCAAAAAAGAGCTGGCCGATATGGCCGTAACCCAAGGCGAAAAGTGGATCGGTGATCTCGACACCGACAGCCTCGGCGAATTGGTAAGCTTGGCTGGCGGGGAGTAAAATTGTGTATTGGTATTTTAGGGGTATTTGGTATCAGGTCTTAGGTAACACAACACGCAGTACTTAATACCTGATACCTAAGACCAAAAACCGACTCTGATTTTTTCACTAAAATGAATGGATAAACATGGGTAACCGTAGAGATTTTCTAAAAAAGTCTATCGCCGGATCTGGCGCCGTGGCGTTGCTTTCGGGAACTTTTTCTTCTTGTTCCAGCCCCGAGGCCAAAGCGCCGTCTTTCGGTAACGGAGACGTGATTTTATTCCAAGGCGACTCCATCACGGACGCCGGACGGCAGAGGAATATTGACCAACCAAACCACCAACCGGCTTTGGGCCACGGCTACGCCCAGTACGCTGGAGTGGACCTGCTTTGCGAGCACGCCGACAAAAAACTCAAGGTATATAACCGTGGCATAAGCGGAAACAAAGTGTATCAGCTCAATGACCGATGGGATAAGGATTGTCTTTCGCTCAAGCCCAATGTGCTCAGTATTTTGATCGGGGTAAATGATTATTGGCACAAACGGGCGGGCAAATACGACGCTTCGGCGGAGGTGTACCAAAACGATTACCGGGCCCTGCTCCAGCGAACCGTAAAAGCGCTTCCGAACATTAAGCTCGTGCTTTGCGAACCGTTTATTCTGCCCAATACCCGTGCGGTGGACGAATCTTGGATAGAGCCTTTCAAAGTATACCAAAAGGCTGCGAAATCGCTTTCCGAAGAGTTCGGCACTGTCTGGGTGCCGTATCAGGAGGTCTTTAACAAAGCCTTGGATTCGGCGCCGGAGGCGTATTGGTTGCCCGACGGCGTGCACCCTTCAATGGCCGGCGCCAAGCTTATGGCGGACGCTTGGGTTAAAGCTGTTAAGTAGTATAAAGTAAATAGTAAAGCGTAAAGAGACTGCTCGAAGACAATACAAAACCCTATAATACAACAGGTTAAAACTTCAACAGCCCCAAATGGGAGAAAAATAAAGGCCTGAAATTAGTTTTTTGGGATGCATTGATGTCAATAATAATCTGGACCATTGAGACGAATATTATAACAAAAAACACCGCCGAAAACAGATTTGCTTAACGGCGGTGTTTTTTATTTGTAAAACGCTCTTTTACTGAGGTCTTTTGCTTTTCAATGTCTCCGTTTTGCCCGGAGTTCTTACATAGCCTTTAAGCGTCAGGTCCGCTCCGGATTCGAACTCTGCGCTTAGTCTTAGCGTATTGGCTCCGCTGTCCAGGACCAAGCCTTTGGTATCAGCTTTTATTTTTTTCTTTAAGCGGCCTTTTCCGTCATAGATAATAAACTCGTCACCGCCACGGTAAATCACCGCGCCGTTTGGAGGCAAATCCGCTTCGATTTCCAAGGTCTCGTAGCCGTTGAAATCCAAGATGATTTTTTTGATGGAACCGCTTTTCCCTACAGCGCCCAATGTCAAATAAAGGGGCTGTTTAGTCTTCGAATCCACCGTCGCCGACACGTCATTCGGCTGACCAGGCTGAACCATCAGGTTTGGCAGTTCGAATTCCGTTTTGTCGAAATGGGTCAAAACGTAACTTTGGTCTCCTGTCTTTTTCAGTCTGAATTCCCTGTTTACGTCCTGAAGCAAGGCTTTTTGTTCCTCGCTGAATACGCCCCCAAGTCTGGCCTCTTCCCAGATACGAACGGCCTCGGCGATGGCGTCAAGCTCCGGATTTCCCACAAAGTTTTTGTGTTGGCTGTACAGGGCGTAACCGGCGTCGTAACCCGCCGAACGGGCCAGCATATATTCGAATTCCTCCAGAGTGGTATTTGGCGTCAGCAGAAACCAGCCCAGCATATTCGGCGTGTAGTTTCTTTTCAGCAAAGCCTGATTCTTATAGCGATAATGCCCTTGGCTTTTGGTAAAGCCTCCGTACCATGGCTCTCCCCAGTTCAGGTAGCTACTTGAGTGCCAATAGTAGTGGTTCGACCGCGACGATCCGTTCCTCAATTCATGGCGAACCTCTTTGGTCAGTTGCTCGCTGAAATAATCCATTCCGGATTCTCCTTCGCCGGTACCCCAACCTCCTTCGTGGCCGTCATAGTCGATCTGACCTACGCCGGTATGGTTAAGAAAGCGGGCGAGGTTGGAAACCATCTCTTTTTGCATTTCGAAATCGGGGAAGAACACTTTATAAGGATGGTCCACCAAACGGCCTACCGTAGCGCCTTTGGTATGGGCCGAAGCCTTGGTCCCGAAAACGCCCCGCTTACAACGCAACAACTTATAAGGAGCCTCTTCCGACACGCCAGCAAATTGGATTATCTCATCGCCGATCCGCAAGGCCTGCAGGCTGTTCTTACGGCTATAATCTTCTGGATTTTCGATATAAATCTCACGGTCATCGGCTTTAAGGTCACGGCTGAGTTTGGTAACGCAGAACATCATCAGCCCCGGATGCGGTTTGGGAGTGATAAACGCGTCGTTGGTGGTGATAAAGTTGGTCAGCGTATGGACGCCAATACGGATTCCCCTAGCCTTAGCTTTCTCAACGCAAGCCTTCATTCCGTCCCAACCGTTGGGGAATTGGTTGGGAAGGAGTTCGAAATGTCCCCAAGTCTTGAACGGGTGACCGTGGTAAAGCGTATTATAACCCAGTTTTTCGCAATAGTCCAAGTACTGGTCGATGTTGGCTTCGGTAAAGCTCGTGATCAGATAAGGCTTATTGGCTTCCGGACTGCGTTTGGACCAAACGCCGTTGATGGTGGTGTGCGGAAGCCCCTCGGCCAACTCTATTCTTTCCAAAACATCAAGAACCTTGGGCGTCTCCGTGGCGAACAGCGCAATGGCGCTTCCCTGTATCTTCTCTTCCGGATTGGCCTTTACATGCGCCCGGGGCACCACGCCGTTCCAAATCGTCATCTGCCTTTCCTTATTTCTGTTTAGGCAAAAAGCCTGAAGACTTGCGCCAAACGATTCTTTGGTGGCCGTAGTTCCGCGTGACGGATCCGTTCCGTCCAGGTTCTTGAGCTTACCGCCTGTAGTTTTGGCGTTAAGGCTCTGGATACCGAAAGCCTGTTTCGCGTCGCGGATCACGCCCACATATTCGCCTACAGTCTCGGAAACGGTTGTCGGGAACGGGCCCCACAACACGGCGTCTATCTTGCTTTCGCCCTCAACCTTGGCCAAGTCAAAACGAAGATAACCTTTCTTTTTCGCGCTCTGAACTGTCAGCTTAATTCCCTGCCCGAAATCAAAACGGCAACTGTTTCCCTTCCAACGGACACTAGTAGCCGTAAGCGTGTCCGAACCTTGCTTTATGCGGATAAGATGCGCCTTCATATTGGCGGGCATCAATTCGGAAAGCCCTTTTATGGATGTTATCTGTGCCTTGGAGTCAAACTGCAAGGTCAGGCCCTGAGTCGCCAAACGCTTTTGGGCATATAAGCCAAAAGAGGCCCAAAGCGTCAGCGCTAATGTCAAAACAAAATTTTTCATAACAGTTGATAAAAATGGAAAAGTAAAATCCGCTTACAACACGGAATATGTCGCAAGAATAAACCGAGATGGTTAACTGAACGCTTAATAAGAGCCATTCGGTATAGAAAAAGAGTGATATTGAAAGGTGTTTTTTGTAAAAAACATGTCTTTTAGCCAGTTATAGAAACCGTTTCCCCTTCTGTCCGCTTGATCCGTTACCAAAAGGGGTAATAAAGGGTTAAAGGGATGACGATTGGAAAGAAAAATAGGACCTCGCCCATCGACAAACAAACCAATTAACAACTAATAATCAACACCTTATAAAGTAAGATTAACTAAAAAAGCAACCACTATCATTTCTTGTCTATTTCTAAATATGAGGGTTGAATTTCACCCAAAATAGAAAGAAAAATATCAAAATAAGAGGGATGGAGAAAGCGACACAAAAAGTGAAAGAGAGATTTTTAAATATAGAGATTCAAAGGTATTTGTTAAAACCCAAAAAGGCATAAAGCAATGTAGAGACAAGGATTCCCCAGTCGACACTGTCTCAAAAAGTGTGTAAACTCAGAATGTCGGAATTAGGCCTTGTCTCGCCTAGATTTTGATTCTGTCCTCGAATATAACCAAAAACTGATTAAGGATCATGCCCCAGTTCCTCACGGGCATGGTCCATTTTTTTGTGGCTTCCCTGATCGCGAGAAACACCGTTTTGACCACCGCCTCGTCCGTGGGGAAGGAGAGTTTGTTTTTGGTGTATTTCCTGATCTTCCCGTTGAGGTTCTCGATCAGGTTGGTGGTGTAGACGATTTTCCTGATCTCCAGCGGGAAACCCAGGAAGACGGTCAGCTCGTCCCAGTTGTCCCGCCAGCTTTTGACGGCGTAGGAGTATTTGTGTTCCCACTTTTGGGCGAAATATTCCAGGGCCTGTTTGGCCTGGGTCTCGTTTGCCGAGTCATAAATGGCCTTCATGTCTTTGGCGAATTCCTTTCTCTCTTTGTGCGCAACGTATTTGAAGGAGTTCCGCACTTGGTGCACGACGCATATCTGCGTGGCGGTCTGCGGAAATACGGATTTTATCGCTTCCGTGAAGCCGGCTAGGTTGTCGGTGGCGGTGATCAGGACGTCCCGTACGCCCCTGGCTTTCATGTCCGTGAGCACCGACATCCAGAACGAGGCCGATTCGTTCTTGCCCAGCCAGAATCCCAACACCTCCTTTTTTCCGTCCGTACGGAGCCCCACGGCGATATA
This Fulvitalea axinellae DNA region includes the following protein-coding sequences:
- a CDS encoding IS256 family transposase yields the protein MRKEDVLSADFLKEFGNAEELGDFLKRLQKNAVEAMLEGELDAHLGNGKHGKSEDGNYRNGHGSKKIRTSFGESQIRVPRDREGTFSPMLVPKRKSMVDGLENVIVSLYSKGMSNSDIREQVSEAYGIEVSPATISRITDRVTEDIVAWQNRPLDPVYLVVWMDALVFKVRENSKVVNKAVYIAVGLRTDGKKEVLGFWLGKNESASFWMSVLTDMKARGVRDVLITATDNLAGFTEAIKSVFPQTATQICVVHQVRNSFKYVAHKERKEFAKDMKAIYDSANETQAKQALEYFAQKWEHKYSYAVKSWRDNWDELTVFLGFPLEIRKIVYTTNLIENLNGKIRKYTKNKLSFPTDEAVVKTVFLAIREATKKWTMPVRNWGMILNQFLVIFEDRIKI
- a CDS encoding SGNH/GDSL hydrolase family protein; amino-acid sequence: MGNRRDFLKKSIAGSGAVALLSGTFSSCSSPEAKAPSFGNGDVILFQGDSITDAGRQRNIDQPNHQPALGHGYAQYAGVDLLCEHADKKLKVYNRGISGNKVYQLNDRWDKDCLSLKPNVLSILIGVNDYWHKRAGKYDASAEVYQNDYRALLQRTVKALPNIKLVLCEPFILPNTRAVDESWIEPFKVYQKAAKSLSEEFGTVWVPYQEVFNKALDSAPEAYWLPDGVHPSMAGAKLMADAWVKAVK
- the parS gene encoding type II toxin-antitoxin system Xre/ParS family antitoxin, yielding MGVLKHESQEYTRGSKALKVFIRKFPRGKSLKAKDISYTSVLKDKLLVARAVKEGVTNALFEEIKGNSPFTEAQWASFLDVNIRTLQRYKGDASHIYKPLQSERIFELAEVISRGNAVFDASEHLDLWLNSPCLALGGEKPIELLDSSYGKDLILAELNRIEYGIFV
- a CDS encoding DEAD/DEAH box helicase; this encodes MAKTYGNTWWGQQWLNALTKIDLSNRLPRGRTYANKGAVDKLEIKDNLVSASVRGSFRSSYKIKIEIPQLKAYEKAQLIESVISDDLVLTQLLSQQLPSEFTSLARSQGISLFPDSWRSLGMRCSCPDYAVPCKHLAAVIYKLSEEIDRNPFLILKLKGLDVTQELNKAGFELDQEDRHRATTLEDCITQGDNPEPGPDANLRPDLSAITDIGENTLRLLSEKPLFYSKDFRAILKKSYAKLVKTSKAWERKERPEGKYAQALKTTEGLTLVTGPDWEFKALLSETEDKQERLMARSEDLDNFLGELFNDPTLATHHPDAKALKAVIVFFLKLAQNKALTPRLVAARGEAYRIQWVPATSDPAVKKAFDSIAQALPENIVAVQTSRGNISFLKPAERLNTLCDLFVEPLISENALSLQTYSDTHTDKKVFGMFFDGQPATFRNTLEAAVPDTVHMWLRKLYLTEKRHAPALVITENKNETFSLTVEVTDGDKNVALQAFLEKHSKGKEKFELLKDLRLLAEYLPELNAVIRHGQQSVEFGLGKFESILFHALPVIGMLGIRITMPRSLRKVLAPQLSMNVTKNTNETGKAYLSLANMLDFEWRIALGNELVGEEEFRKLVSKRRGLVKFRDSYVRLDPSEIDKLLRKLDNPPKVNENDILQAALSERYDGTLAHLSPEVRDIIEEFTKDYEIEPPAGLKATLRHYQQRGYAWLYKNSRLGLGSLLADDMGLGKTLQTIAALAKFKEDGLLDPQKALVVVPTSLLTNWRKEIERFAPGLRASVYHGTKREIPEEFDVLITTYGMVRSESKLFRKVKWFALIIDEAQNIKNVSTEQTKAVKALKAEVKIALSGTPVENRLSEYWSVMDFVNKGYLGPLKRFTDKVAKPIQNDRNQTALDTFRKVTAPFILRRLKSDKSIISDLPDKTEQDRYCNLTKEQAGVYQNVIDRNLKAIDEAEEGIQRKGMVLKMLTVLKQVCNHPAQFLKKGAEKPELSGKTKILFEVLDQCHETGEKVLIFTQYKEMGEMIANWTLERYGHPALFLHGGTSRNKRDEMVERFQNDPMRKVFVLSIKAGGTGLNLTAASHVIHYDLWWNPAVEAQATDRAYRIGQKNNVLVHRLICEGTFEEKIDEMIKSKKELADMAVTQGEKWIGDLDTDSLGELVSLAGGE